TTTTATCATCATTTGCAATTGTCATAAGTAATTCATCAGGTCTTGAAAGTCTAATACAACCATGAGAATAAGCACGTCTAGCATTGTTAAATAGACTTTTTGCAGGTGTATCATGTAAATAAACTGCATGTTTATTAGGAAACATAAATTTCATTTTTCCAAGAGGATTTTCATCACTTGGACCTTGAGTGAATCTAAAATTAGGAACAGCTTCAACATCTTGTAAAATTAAAGTATCTAAAACTTCTGTTGTTTCAACTTTTTCAGAATCTTTATGCCAACCTTGATAAATATCTATACCTTTAGAAGCTAAATAATTTGGGTCTTTTAAAAGTTTTGGAAGAATCTCTTTTTTTGCAATACTTTCAGGAATATTCCAATTTGGATTTAAAACAATATAAGACATATTATCTGAGAAAATAGGTGTTGGATGTTTTTTCTCTCCAACAACAACAGCCATATTTAGTTTTATGTCATTGTTTTCAACCATTTTTAGTCTATAATCAGGAATATTGATTAGTAGATATTTTTCTCCAAAATCTCTTGGAAGCCATCTCATTCTCTCTAAATTTACTCTTATTTGTTCTATTTTTTCTTTAGCACTTTTATTTAAAAATTTTTGTGTTTGAAGACCAACAATTCCATCTGCATATAAACCATGACTTTTTTGGAAAGATATAACTGCATTTTTCAAATCTTCATCAAAAATCTCTTCACAAGAGGTGATTACTTTTTCTTCAATCATTTCTTGAGCATTTTCATTTGTTGTTAAACTATTTGTTACTATATTTTGTGCGTTTATACTATTTTCACAAGTTTTTGTTAACTCTTGACTTTGCATTAATCTTTGTCTTAAAACTTTTACAACTTCTGATTGGTCACCAATTCTAAGAGTTTTAAATGGAGGTAATTTTATATAATCCCCATTTTGTACAACTTTTTCAAGATTTGAAATAGCATCTATTAATTTATTTGCATTAGGATAATTAAAGTCTAATTCTTTAAAAGCAACTGATAAATCATTGTTTTCAATGGCAGTTTTTAATAACTCTTTATGATTAATTTTGATTTCATATCTATCCCATTGGGCATTTATTTCATCATCTTTTTCAAGTTCAGTAAGTTTTTCTTGGAATGCTTTCCAATTTATTGAACCATTTAATAAATAATAAGAGTATTTGTCATAAAGTTCTGTCATCAAAAACTCTATTTCTAAAATATCTTTTTTTGAATTTTCTGAATTATTTATCTTTTTTTCGATTTCATCAATTCTAAAAATATTATTGGCAATTGGTTTTAAAACAGGGTCATTTTTGATTGTCTCTAAAAGAGTTAATGAAATATCTTTAAGTCCATTTTCATCAGTCCAAAAAGTTTTAAATTGATTTAGCGAATAATATTCTTTCAAAGTTTTTTTGTTTATAAAAAGGGGAGAGTAGTTTTTATTTAAAAAGTTTTTAATTTCATCTTGTATATTTTGTTCAATAGAGATCTCTTTTTTAATTTTGTTTTGTTCTTCAATAGTATTTGAAAATAGATAACTATTCATCAAAAACATAGAAACAGCAACAACTTTTAGTCTATTCATAAAACAATCTCCAAGATAATAAGTAATTTTCAAAGTTTGTAAAATACCTAAAAAATCATTAAAAAGATGTAATAAAAATGTTTTTTATTATAAATTTACAAATTTTTTATAGGGAACTTTAAATCTTATATTATTTTCATCAATTGCACACTTCACTTGATACTCAACCATCTCTTCAAAAGGTTTTAAAAATAGTTCTAAAGAGCTTTTAGATATATCTTCAATATTTTGATTATTTAGTTGTTCTAAAATACATAAAGTTGATTCAATCGTAGATAAACAGTATTGATTTGGTTGAGTTTTTATTTTAAATTGAGATGATTTATCATGTTCAAAACTAACTTTTTTTAGATTTTGTAAATTTTTGCTAAGTCTTAACATCTTTTTTGAACAAGGCCAAGTTGAATCAATGATAAAAATCAAAGCTTTTTTTTCACTTGGTAATTTTTGAGTATTTAATTTTATACTATTTGTATCTGGATATAAAACATAAGCTTCATAATTTTTATCATTTAAAAGTTCATTTACTCTTTTATGATTTGAAAAGTCAATTCCAACGTGTAATTCACAATTTTCTAAAGAGTTATTTGTCATATGACCTGTACCATTTTTTGTTTTTCTAAACTCTTTTGGATGCATCAAAATCACAAATTTTGTATTTGTTTTTATTGGATTTATTAGGTGTTCACAAATGCAAGAACTTTTTGGTCTATAACATTTGTAGCAGATTTCTCTTTGGCTTTCAATTTGCAATATATATACTTTCTAATGGGCTTTTTTCTATTAATTTGATATTATATTATTAAAATTTTTAAAGGCTGATTTTGGAAAATATACAAAAAGATACAAACTTTGCAAAAGCATTTTATTTTTTCGCTTTTATGTTTTTAGTTGTTTATGCTTTAAATAGTTTAAGTGCAATTTTAACTCCTATTGCAATTGCTATACTTATTTGGTTTTTAATAAATGCTTTAGCTTCACAAATTAAAAGATTACCTTTTTTAAGTCCTAAAGTTGCAGATATTGTAGCTATTCCTTTATCTTTGATATTTATTGTTTATTTTATGATTGAAATAGGAAGTTTTATAACTTCAAGTATGATGAGTTTAAGTTCTACTATTTCTCAACTTGATGGAAAAGTAAATGCTTTGATTGAAAAATTAACACTTATGACATCTATTGATTTCACAACACCTTTACAAAAGTTTTTCCAAGAGTTTAGTCTTTCAAGTGTTATAAATAAAGTAATTAGCGCTTTTAGTGCAATCTTTTCAAATCTAATACAAATATTTTTGTATGTACTTTTTTTATTAATTGACCAACAATTTTTCAAAGCAAAAATAAATGCACTTTTCCCTAAAAAAGAGGCAAAAGAGAAAGCAACACATATTTTAACTTCTATTTCAAAAGGTGTAAAAACATATATTTTTATAACTACACTAATTAGTTTATTAACAGGATTCCTAACTTTTGTTGTTTGTGAAATATTTTCACTTCAAGGTGCAGTTTTATGGGGATTTATTGCATTTGTATTAAATTTTATACCAACAATTGGAAGTATCATTGCTGTTTTAATTCCTGCAATTTTTGCTTTAATACAATTTCCTTTAATCTCAGATGTTTTATTTTTAACTTTATGTTTAGTTCTTATTCAATTTGTAATAGGAAATATAATTTATCCAAAACTTATGGGTGATAAATTAAATATTTCTCAATTTGTTGTTATTTTATCTTTGGTTATTTGGGGTGCGATGTGGGGAACTATTGGGATGTTTTTATCAGTTCCTTTGATGATGATTTTATTGATTTCTTTATCTCAATTTGATAGCACTAGAAATTTAGCTATTCTAATTTCAGGAGATGGAAAAATTTTAGATAAAAAATAAAAAGTAGAGTTAATCTCTACTTTTTACCATGTCCGCTATTTGAAGAGTTTCCTCTTTGTAAAAACTCTTCAAAAAACTCTCCACCAAGATTGTAAGCTTTTCCAAAACCAAAAACAGCTTCACCATAAAAAGGTTTAAATTCAAAAAGATAAAAATCTCCAAGATTTTTAAGCATTGTTATCATCTCATTTCCAAATTTTAAACCAAATTGTTCAAGTATCTCTTTTTCTTCATTTGAGTTTTGTTCTAATCTTTTTACTTCACATTGTAAAGTTGCTCTTTTTTTTGCAAAAATATTTTTACAATCCTTTTCATCTTCACAAAAAAAGATAGAAGCTTTTGGATTTTGTGTAAGATTATTTGAGTGTTTTGCCATAAGCGAAAGATAAACATAATATTTATGATTAAATTTTACAAATGGAGCATAAGATGAAAAAGGATTTCCATTTTCGTCAATTGAAGAGATTGTAAGGCTTTTTAAAGGCTCTAAAAATTCATCTAAACTATTTATCATAATTGCTCTTTCCATAAAAGTTCTAGTTTTACATTATAAATATCACTTCTTTTTGGTTTTATAAATAACTCTTCAATTGGAAAATTTGAACTTAGATTTGAAGAGTTGATTTTTTCAATCTCATTTTCAAGAAGAGTTTGAAGTGAATTTTTTTCATTTTCAAGTTGATTTATCTCATTTTCAACCTGTTTTACATCACCTTTTTCTTTTAATATTTTTGTTGCTCCCCTTGCACCAGTTGCTACTTTTCCTAACGTTGTTGTAGTTGAACTTTTACCAAAAAAAGCTCCTAAAATAGAAGTTCCAATAGAAATTAAGGTATCTGTTGTGGTTGAAGTTGCTTGTTGTTGTTCTCGTTCAAGTTTTTCATAAAGTTTTGATAGTTTATTTTCTATTGAATCATTCTCTTTTTCAAATTTGGCTTTTAATTTTTCAACTTCTAAATCAATTTTTTCATTTAATCTATCTTGTAATCTGATTTTAAAATCACTTAAACTCTCATTTTGTTTTGAAACAAGTTTTAATTCATCATTTTTGTATAGAGTCAATTTTGAGTTTCTATAAATATAATCGGCAAACTCTTTTTCAATATTTTTTAACTCTTTTTCACTTTGAATAAAACTTGGAAGTTCATAAAAGTTTGAGTTTGGTCTCTCTTTTGTTTCAAAATTAGAGTTTCCCAAATCCTCTTTTTCATCAAAATTTATAGTTTT
The genomic region above belongs to Arcobacter ellisii and contains:
- a CDS encoding AI-2E family transporter, yielding MENIQKDTNFAKAFYFFAFMFLVVYALNSLSAILTPIAIAILIWFLINALASQIKRLPFLSPKVADIVAIPLSLIFIVYFMIEIGSFITSSMMSLSSTISQLDGKVNALIEKLTLMTSIDFTTPLQKFFQEFSLSSVINKVISAFSAIFSNLIQIFLYVLFLLIDQQFFKAKINALFPKKEAKEKATHILTSISKGVKTYIFITTLISLLTGFLTFVVCEIFSLQGAVLWGFIAFVLNFIPTIGSIIAVLIPAIFALIQFPLISDVLFLTLCLVLIQFVIGNIIYPKLMGDKLNISQFVVILSLVIWGAMWGTIGMFLSVPLMMILLISLSQFDSTRNLAILISGDGKILDKK
- a CDS encoding L,D-transpeptidase family protein produces the protein MNRLKVVAVSMFLMNSYLFSNTIEEQNKIKKEISIEQNIQDEIKNFLNKNYSPLFINKKTLKEYYSLNQFKTFWTDENGLKDISLTLLETIKNDPVLKPIANNIFRIDEIEKKINNSENSKKDILEIEFLMTELYDKYSYYLLNGSINWKAFQEKLTELEKDDEINAQWDRYEIKINHKELLKTAIENNDLSVAFKELDFNYPNANKLIDAISNLEKVVQNGDYIKLPPFKTLRIGDQSEVVKVLRQRLMQSQELTKTCENSINAQNIVTNSLTTNENAQEMIEEKVITSCEEIFDEDLKNAVISFQKSHGLYADGIVGLQTQKFLNKSAKEKIEQIRVNLERMRWLPRDFGEKYLLINIPDYRLKMVENNDIKLNMAVVVGEKKHPTPIFSDNMSYIVLNPNWNIPESIAKKEILPKLLKDPNYLASKGIDIYQGWHKDSEKVETTEVLDTLILQDVEAVPNFRFTQGPSDENPLGKMKFMFPNKHAVYLHDTPAKSLFNNARRAYSHGCIRLSRPDELLMTIANDDKNLNIEKVTQILETETEKEKAIGLSKKIPVHIIYLTSWVDDNGELQFREDIYDYDKIQEELIY
- a CDS encoding HugZ family protein; translated protein: MINSLDEFLEPLKSLTISSIDENGNPFSSYAPFVKFNHKYYVYLSLMAKHSNNLTQNPKASIFFCEDEKDCKNIFAKKRATLQCEVKRLEQNSNEEKEILEQFGLKFGNEMITMLKNLGDFYLFEFKPFYGEAVFGFGKAYNLGGEFFEEFLQRGNSSNSGHGKK
- a CDS encoding tRNA-uridine aminocarboxypropyltransferase; amino-acid sequence: MQIESQREICYKCYRPKSSCICEHLINPIKTNTKFVILMHPKEFRKTKNGTGHMTNNSLENCELHVGIDFSNHKRVNELLNDKNYEAYVLYPDTNSIKLNTQKLPSEKKALIFIIDSTWPCSKKMLRLSKNLQNLKKVSFEHDKSSQFKIKTQPNQYCLSTIESTLCILEQLNNQNIEDISKSSLELFLKPFEEMVEYQVKCAIDENNIRFKVPYKKFVNL